The DNA window aacacatggggggcccttctttatacaagaggtcaaaaatgcttagggcgaagcatatgacttattgaaacaagaaaattacatctccataaaagtgactttggggatgtccaagatagtccaattgttgagttcctgtccaggcgcagcattgcaaatgaatctggagagatcttcttcatcatcatcatccacggcgagaacctgacttccagaactggtgcttgcactgacgaacacttgagaaatggggggaatcaccttctttccaggagttatgctgagctgagtagaggaagatggctgatacccaaggccatacttgtctcgcttctcatgaacatcaatcagcttgccccaggcactatggggagtaccagcttctaagaaggccttagcatcattcagagacgagagggatgctccgagttccttcttattctcgaccacagggagcttgtcaactgacacaatctctaaggcttgaaaaggtgtctcttgtatctctccctccacttcaacataacggtatgatgccagattattgactatcaaatcctcttcaccagtgatcacaacaatcttgtcattcacaacaaatttcaaacactggtggagagtggatgtcacagctccagcagcatgaatccaaggacgacccaagaggcaagtgtatgaagggtttatatccataacgtagaaggcaatgtagaacatgtgaggaccaatcaagacaggcagatcaatttctccttctacggaccttctagaaccatcaaatgctctaacgctcatagtgcatggtctcatcataatcccatccatactcagcttaaacaaagtggccttgggcatcacattaagagaagaacctgtatcaatcagaactcgagacaacacagcatccagacacttgacggagatgtgcaatgctttgttgtgtgctctaccctcaggtggaagttcatcatcagaaaaacccaaacaattaccagcagcaatgttggtcacaaccccttcaaactgaggcacggtaatgtcttgagtcacgtgagcggaagccagaactttcatcagagcatcacgatgagcttcagaatgtaccaagagagacaagatggagatcttggcttgagtctgatcaagttggtcaatcactttgtaatcacttttcttaatgattttcaaaagttgctcggcatcttgggcattacgtgttacaggaggatcaacagcaacttgctttccttttgcttgtgtactagcctctttgttggtctctttaggaggcggaggaggggcagcaaagatccgaccactacgggtaatgccactagtgccagtaatatttgtgatactcgaagtacccactggaggacagtcaaacttcttccctcgaatgtacacggcattataactccaaggaacagccttagaatcattcacaggagagggaacaagagacgaggttgaaggagtcgaaggaacatttggaacctgaataaccaacggagtcctcggagcctgaatgaccaaaggagtactcggagcatgaatgaccaaagaagtgtcctgagtctttgatatctcagcagggtagtaagggatctctaaagtagccacatcttcgataggaacgaccctttccaccctaagaacaccttcatccattaatTCCTGGATTTCTTCTCTCAACCTAATGCACTCctcaggattagaagaacattgcaaacagtagtcatgtagttcacacaaaaccttttgttgcataagatactctctgataactgctagcggcatcctaacctcattaacatcatttaccaggatctgatcatcacataactcaatagcattggtcgtaccagcatgaggaggcataggattattctgcacattgggACCAGTGGGGGCGAATGAGATAAGCTTGTCGTCAAGGAGGTCCTGAACCTTCaatttgaatgctctacacttttcaatagtatggcctggagcccctgaatgaaattcacatcgagcattaacatcataaccaggagggagaggactaggCGGAGGcccaagttcacggagttgtaccaattggccagcaagcaactgagggaggagttgggcatatgacatcggaaccggatcaatacgcctatcttggaatcttgttctttgtgggcccctttgaccttgaggcctagggttctgttgacgattctgaggagcagcagttTGTTGTTGTGGTATGAAAGGCTGTTGGgatgccatccatggttgtggaagagcagcagcatatgcttgagggacatacggaccaggaacagcataaggcatcggataataaggaggtggaacagcagaatatgcaggagctcggccttggtcaacagaagcggtgctagtctcaccttccttcttcttcacaaatccagaatacggcttcttaccattaccacttgaattgctaggattagtaacaccttgaatggtaccagctttgacacagttctcaaccctctcaccaatgatgaccacatccgaaaaggaaggagaagtattactaaccatgtgctgaagatacggccctttcagagtccccataaacagatcaatcaactctcggtccaataaaggaggttggactcgagcagcaagttcacgccacctctgggcgtattccttaaaagactcttcagatttttgtgacatattttgcagctgggcacggctaggagccatagcagtattgtagtggtattgtttcaagaaggcatcaacaagctctccccaagtactgacattagacctctcgagtttcatataccactccaacggggctccagtgagactatcctggaagaagtgcataagcagaggttcgttctcagcgtgagcggccatcttacggcagtaggaacgaatgtgagtctctgggcaggtaactcccttgtacttatcaaaatctggcaccttgaacttcgggggaataacaatcccaggtaccaagcacatagcagcagtgttaaaactcgaagttttagcaacttcaacggccttaaggcgttcttcaagagcttggtacatcttagcggtctcagtcaactcagcagtaagatcatgttcaaggtcaataacctcgtggtggtcgtccactacttttagtgtctcattaataggagtctctttagttttcacccctccgtcagcagaattggtaggagtatctttgaccaaactagcgacactctttctgagttcatcctgtccttgaacaacggcatggagagtctccataagttgggccattctttcccccataacatccatatccctacggagggcagcctgattctgttcaaattgttccatgattctctcgttgctccgggtacggtaaggatgtaagaaagtcagcttcgtcgtcggaaaagaaatctgttgctgaaagggaccccaattagtttcttgtacaataacctgaaaaatgcaatgtgataatgtgaatgtatgagtgcatgtgtgcgtatgacgtgatgtgccattttcagagtatccaagatttaatattgatccagaatagctaacaatgtgacaaaagataagtgtcaagagaaactagttctttttattcataacaagaaatttaaacttgggcaagccatacattgacaagatagttcaacaagggaaataaaagaccccatccaacaagtctggtggtggtcgaaacatacagactcaaacatcaatccatctgaatataaaacagaggtcctccttgtctgaagtgctcgtcgctccacttcttagtttcatcaaacagtttcttggttgcttctcgatctcttcctttaagaaggctttgaatcacctcatctttgcgaaacaaatgcccatctagcttcttgcagcactccctgagttcgtcacatcctttgcaCTCTGGGAGATAATCCTTCTCAGACACGTCCTCCATACCCATCATTCGATCTCTGAGCTTGGCGTTTTCTTCTGTTAGTCGGGCGgtgcggaggtgacttcctttcagctgAGTCTCAACCGCTATCCTTTGggtggtctcttcttccagtttctttttcagacTCCTCACTTCAGCTCTGGCCTCCCTTTCTATCTTGAGTTTATAAGCCTTCAAGTCTTCTCTGTACTCTCGTTTGAATctctcttctgcctcttttacGGCCCTTTTTATGATCTCCTGGTGATCTTCAACAACAACAGTAGTATCCCTTTCACCTTTTTCCgttctagccctcttttgaactctcAAAGATCCTTCTTTCAGCACCTTGGCTTCATGTGTCAACTCAACCCCTATTTGGTCCACAAGATGATGTTTTGGTCGCGCATCTGACTTCTTTTCGTGCAATTGGGTGCTTTCCATATTTACTGGGATGCAATTCTCAGCAGGCATAATGGCAATTGGAACCTTAGGTGGTTGCTTGTACAATGgattaaccttcgggaaaggcaacagacGATCTTTAACTCTATCCTCAACCCAATCCGTGTAGGCTTGTTTGGCAACGGCATTTTTTTCACCTAGAGAAGTCTGATCATCTGTATGGATGCTATTCCAGGCACTCCTCACCTTTTCTAAACCCTTTGGATCGGTTCCTTTCTCAAAGCAAACGGATTCGAATATCTCTTTGTCCAAGGGCTTGTTTtcaagtgcaaaacccaactgacgcagcgctagcttaggattgtaattgataacacctttcgttcctatgaggggaacATTGTCAAAAGTACCACAACTAGTTATAACTTCCTCAACGTCCATTCCGGTAGGACACCAGACAATGTCGTTTccagtaagccccatgatcctttgaggccatttttGTGAGTCTTTTGTTGTAACAAACGGCCCGCTTTTAGGTAAGTGTGAGGTGAACCACTCATATAGCAACGGTAAACAACTCCCAACTGATCCTTTCTTCCCATACCTGGAGTGGATGGTATAATAAGTATCTGCTAAAAGAGTGGGCACAGGATTTTGATCCATGAAGAGACAAACAGCAGTTAGATCGACGAAATTTGGAATATtcgggaacaacaccaaaccatagatcataaCGGCTAGGAGAGCGttgaattctttccatttcttctcaacAGCAAGGGTGTCGGCCTTCTTTATCAGAAATTTCACATGGAATCCGTGggttccaccattaggcttccagttatctataacatctttcatgctcaaataaagagcaccagcaattcGGTCCATTTTCGGTTTCTCAGGTACACAAACAAAAGGGATCCTATGTTGAACCTTAATCTTGAGGATGTCAGCATATTCTTCAAGGGTTGGTGCCAGTTGGTAATCaagaaaggtgaaacatcgtaaCTCAGGATCGTAGAACTGAAGAAGTGTGTATAGAGCCCATCCATCAACCCGAGAAGTTAACATGTGCAAGATATGGCCATATGTCTTCCTGAACTCATCCAAGTTATGCCCAGTAACTAAAGTGCTCAACTGAATCAGGTGTGTCATATCCTCACGAAAGAAACTGCAGGTGAATGTACGCTTGGTAGCCTCTTTTgtagcggtcacgttgttagccatcctGGATGAAAGGTAATAACCTCAGATACCCTgaaaaaatggcatgcatatgagaaataatactatttttcttttctttttctttcttcttttttattacatctttttttcttttctctttttttttgaaaataaatacgcCATGATGAGAATGATGCAATGAAGTTTCTCCCAATATGAGAGAGTTGTTGTGTCGTCTCTGAACAGAATCACACGTCATAAGGTCAAAGGTTCGGCATAGG is part of the Vicia villosa cultivar HV-30 ecotype Madison, WI linkage group LG2, Vvil1.0, whole genome shotgun sequence genome and encodes:
- the LOC131650764 gene encoding uncharacterized protein LOC131650764, translating into MANNVTATKEATKRTFTCSFFREDMTHLIQLSTLVTGHNLDEFRKTYGHILHMLTSRVDGWALYTLLQFYDPELRCFTFLDYQLAPTLEEYADILKIKPNGGTHGFHVKFLIKKADTLAVEKKWKEFNALLAVMIYGLVLFPNIPNFVDLTAVCLFMDQNPVPTLLADTYYTIHSRYGKKGSVGSCLPLLYEWFTSHLPKSGPFVTTKDSQKWPQRIMGLTGNDIVWCPTGMDVEEVITSCGTFDNVPLIGTKGTDPKGLEKVRSAWNSIHTDDQTSLGEKNAVAKQAYTDWVEDRVKDRLLPFPKVNPLYKQPPKVPIAIMPAENCIPVNMESTQLHEKKSDARPKHHLVDQIGVELTHEAKVLKEGSLRVQKRARTEKGERDTTVVVEDHQEIIKRAVKEAEERFKREYREDLKAYKLKIEREARAEVRSLKKKLEEETTQRIAVETQLKGSHLRTARLTEENAKLRDRMMGTRNVIEDNLAMLVDQETLDVVSSFGDKGGLDHASNVIRITKHEVQACSPLGRVRRCLKSTR